One window of Candidatus Binatia bacterium genomic DNA carries:
- a CDS encoding glucan biosynthesis protein, which yields MKYQRVLRAVLLSAAVLGARAAFGFGFADVVNTAQGLAREAYRDTKERVPQWMLDMTYDEWRDIRFRPSEALWRKENLPFEVQFFHLGLYYPRPVSINVVDGGRVEHVRFSPALFDYGKNTFADRIPDDIGFAGFRVHYPIKTPTYKDEVIVFLGASYFRALGRDEIYGLSARGIAVNTVEPEGEEFPYFTEFWLVKPAAEATTLTIYALMDSPSLTGAYHFVVSPGVQTRVDVEAHLFFRRDVKKLGLAPLTSMFFHGENTTRCFNDFRPEVHDSDGLLLYSRTGEWLWRPLDNPTKIHVSAFELNNPRGFGLIQRDRDFEHYQDLEARSELRPSAWQEVHGNWGDGWVELVELPTDSDIHDNIVAYWRPHRAPEKGDRIEVRYTIFWYGDDPSRPPGGRVVATRQERTKQGLQRFVVDFAGQELRELAESTPPEAVLTVASGAETGEITEHHLVKNPVNQTWRLSFQLRATGNRAVDLRAFLRRQKDVLTETWTYTYLP from the coding sequence ATGAAGTACCAACGAGTGCTGCGAGCCGTGTTGCTCTCGGCTGCGGTGCTGGGTGCAAGAGCGGCCTTTGGCTTCGGCTTTGCTGATGTGGTGAATACGGCGCAGGGCCTGGCGCGTGAGGCCTACCGGGATACCAAAGAGCGGGTGCCGCAATGGATGCTGGACATGACCTATGATGAGTGGCGGGACATTCGCTTCCGTCCCAGCGAGGCGCTGTGGCGAAAGGAGAACCTGCCGTTCGAAGTGCAGTTTTTTCATCTGGGGCTTTACTACCCCCGGCCGGTGTCGATCAATGTGGTAGACGGTGGTCGAGTGGAGCACGTGCGCTTCTCGCCAGCGCTGTTCGATTACGGAAAGAACACGTTTGCCGATCGCATCCCTGACGACATCGGCTTTGCCGGTTTCCGGGTCCATTACCCAATCAAAACTCCCACGTACAAAGATGAGGTGATCGTGTTTTTGGGTGCGAGTTACTTTCGCGCACTCGGGCGCGATGAGATTTACGGTCTTTCGGCGCGAGGCATTGCAGTCAACACGGTGGAACCAGAGGGAGAAGAGTTCCCATACTTTACCGAGTTTTGGCTCGTGAAGCCGGCGGCGGAGGCGACGACGCTGACCATTTACGCGCTGATGGATAGTCCAAGCCTGACTGGGGCTTACCATTTTGTCGTTTCCCCGGGTGTGCAGACTAGAGTCGACGTGGAAGCACATCTGTTTTTTCGGCGCGACGTGAAGAAGCTCGGGTTGGCGCCTCTGACGAGTATGTTCTTTCACGGAGAGAATACCACGCGATGCTTCAACGACTTTCGCCCCGAGGTGCACGATTCTGACGGCCTCCTGCTTTACAGCCGCACTGGGGAATGGTTGTGGCGCCCGTTGGATAATCCCACGAAGATCCATGTGAGTGCGTTTGAACTGAACAATCCCCGGGGCTTTGGCTTGATCCAGCGTGATCGGGACTTTGAGCACTATCAGGACCTTGAGGCGCGGTCGGAGCTACGTCCGAGCGCTTGGCAGGAAGTGCATGGGAATTGGGGCGATGGCTGGGTGGAGCTGGTAGAGCTGCCGACCGATTCCGACATTCATGACAACATCGTGGCGTACTGGCGGCCTCATCGTGCACCGGAAAAGGGGGATCGAATCGAGGTAAGGTACACCATATTTTGGTACGGAGATGATCCCAGTCGTCCACCGGGCGGCCGGGTGGTGGCGACGAGACAAGAACGCACAAAGCAGGGCCTGCAGCGGTTCGTGGTCGACTTCGCTGGGCAGGAGCTTCGTGAGCTTGCAGAATCAACTCCGCCCGAGGCGGTATTGACCGTAGCTTCGGGCGCGGAGACAGGGGAAATCACGGAACACCACTTGGTGAAGAATCCTGTGAACCAAACGTGGCGTTTAAGCTTTCAGTTGCGCGCTACAGGCAATCGTGCCGTGGATCTTCGGGCTTTCTTGCGCCGACAAAAGGACGTTCTCACGGAGACGTGGACATACACCTATCTGCCATGA
- a CDS encoding PaaI family thioesterase, producing MADALVRGFDRHMGVRLLSASRDEVVLEYDVDERHLQPYGIVHGGMHCATIETACSTGAGIDAMERGLAVVGVENHTSFIRAVRSGTIRVTATPITRGRRTQLWEATARDSTGQIVATGRVRLLCLEPDTPLGGQPVLHSRATEK from the coding sequence ATGGCAGATGCACTGGTACGCGGTTTCGACCGCCACATGGGTGTCCGTCTCCTGTCCGCCTCGCGCGACGAGGTCGTACTCGAATACGACGTCGATGAACGCCATCTACAACCGTACGGCATCGTTCACGGCGGGATGCACTGCGCCACCATTGAAACGGCATGTTCCACCGGCGCGGGAATCGACGCCATGGAGCGAGGGTTAGCGGTGGTCGGCGTGGAGAATCACACCAGTTTCATCCGCGCCGTGCGCAGTGGCACGATTCGCGTCACGGCAACACCGATCACGCGTGGCCGACGAACGCAACTTTGGGAGGCCACCGCACGCGATAGCACAGGACAAATTGTTGCCACGGGCCGAGTACGCCTCTTGTGCCTCGAACCCGACACGCCGCTCGGAGGGCAACCCGTTTTGCACTCCCGGGCCACTGAAAAATGA